A part of Terriglobales bacterium genomic DNA contains:
- a CDS encoding DinB family protein, with the protein MRISRLFCLALLLLAVVATAQDKPKSEAPKAPPSVTQILDRTFSNLEREFVPAVEAMPDDKFGFAPTNGEFKGVRTFRQQAMHVAATNYQVAAAILGEKPPVEYGKGDNGPENITSKADVVKFVKDSFAYTHKALATVNDKNLNGWIRNPFGEGQATRMGMSMVVTWHSFDHYGQMVEYLRMNGIIPPASRQQ; encoded by the coding sequence GTGAGAATCAGCCGCCTATTCTGCCTGGCCCTGCTGCTGCTTGCCGTTGTGGCCACGGCTCAAGACAAGCCGAAGTCGGAAGCCCCCAAGGCGCCGCCCTCGGTCACCCAGATCCTCGACCGCACGTTCAGCAACCTGGAGCGGGAGTTCGTGCCCGCGGTCGAAGCTATGCCCGACGACAAGTTCGGCTTTGCCCCCACCAACGGCGAATTCAAGGGCGTGCGCACCTTCCGCCAGCAGGCCATGCACGTGGCCGCCACCAACTACCAAGTCGCCGCCGCCATCCTGGGCGAGAAGCCGCCGGTGGAATATGGCAAGGGCGACAACGGGCCGGAGAACATCACGTCCAAGGCCGACGTGGTGAAGTTCGTCAAGGATTCGTTCGCCTACACCCACAAGGCGCTGGCCACGGTGAACGACAAGAACCTGAACGGTTGGATCAGGAACCCCTTTGGCGAAGGACAAGCGACCCGGATGGGCATGTCGATGGTCGTCACCTGGCACTCCTTCGACCATTACGGCCAGATGGTCGAGTACCTGCGGATGAACGGGATCATTCCGCCCGCCAGCCGGCAGCAATAA
- a CDS encoding MFS transporter — MAETGHIPSVAVPSRWSGSAVAPFTEPLFRGIWLAAVVSYTGTWMQNVGAAWLMTTMTMSPLMVGLVQAAMSVPVFLVVLPAGVLADMVDRRRLLLATQTWMTLVAAVLGVLTLFHWVTPWTLILFTALLGFGAVMNDPAWQAITPEIVSRENFGAAVALNSAGFNVARAVGPALGGAIVAAAGSGSAFLLNAASFLGVIFVLHQWKRAPHDNPHPGMPFREAMATGIRHARQSAAVRAVLLRTAVFSFFAIAVFALLPLIASPYGSVGYGLLLGCFGLGAIAGATVMPAVRRRFSLDAQIALSTLAFATVTFLLSAWHMFWLLALALFAGGGAWIQILATLNMSAQTCSPAWVRARSISLYLLILQGGMAAGSTVWGAVATHYGIARALQMAAAGLLLGIASVRYYRLHTGASLEDISRTQVKT, encoded by the coding sequence ATGGCAGAGACCGGACACATCCCGAGCGTCGCCGTTCCCAGCCGCTGGTCCGGCTCGGCGGTAGCGCCTTTCACCGAGCCGCTCTTCCGCGGCATCTGGCTGGCCGCCGTCGTTTCTTACACCGGCACCTGGATGCAGAACGTCGGCGCCGCCTGGCTCATGACCACGATGACCATGTCTCCTTTGATGGTCGGGCTGGTGCAGGCGGCGATGAGCGTGCCGGTGTTCCTGGTGGTGCTGCCGGCCGGCGTGCTCGCCGACATGGTGGACCGCCGCAGACTTCTGCTCGCCACCCAGACCTGGATGACGCTGGTTGCGGCCGTACTCGGGGTGCTCACGCTCTTTCATTGGGTGACGCCCTGGACCCTGATACTGTTCACCGCGCTGCTGGGTTTTGGCGCAGTGATGAACGACCCGGCGTGGCAGGCGATCACTCCGGAGATCGTCTCCCGCGAAAACTTCGGCGCGGCGGTGGCGCTGAATTCCGCCGGATTCAACGTGGCGCGCGCCGTCGGCCCGGCCCTGGGAGGGGCCATCGTCGCCGCCGCCGGTTCCGGCTCCGCGTTCCTTCTGAACGCCGCCTCGTTCCTGGGCGTAATCTTCGTTCTTCACCAATGGAAGCGCGCGCCGCACGACAATCCTCACCCGGGGATGCCCTTCCGCGAGGCTATGGCGACCGGCATCCGGCATGCGCGGCAGTCGGCTGCGGTGCGCGCCGTCCTGCTGCGTACCGCAGTCTTCAGCTTCTTTGCCATTGCGGTATTCGCTCTGCTGCCCCTCATCGCCAGCCCGTACGGATCGGTCGGATACGGCCTGCTGCTGGGATGCTTCGGCTTGGGCGCCATCGCCGGGGCCACCGTCATGCCGGCCGTGCGCCGCAGGTTCTCTCTCGACGCGCAGATCGCGCTGTCCACCCTGGCCTTTGCCACCGTAACCTTCCTGCTCTCCGCCTGGCACATGTTCTGGTTGCTGGCGCTGGCCCTGTTCGCCGGAGGCGGGGCCTGGATCCAGATCCTGGCCACGCTCAACATGTCGGCCCAGACCTGCTCGCCCGCCTGGGTGCGGGCCCGTTCCATCTCGCTGTACTTATTGATCCTGCAAGGAGGCATGGCGGCTGGCAGCACGGTGTGGGGCGCGGTGGCCACCCATTACGGCATCGCTCGCGCTCTTCAGATGGCTGCCGCCGGCCTGCTGCTCGGCATCGCCAGCGTGCGTTATTACCGGCTTCACACCGGGGCCTCGCTGGAAGACATCAGTCGGACTCAAGTCAAAACCTAG